A window of Thermoplasmata archaeon contains these coding sequences:
- a CDS encoding 4a-hydroxytetrahydrobiopterin dehydratase, whose protein sequence is MARRRLLSESEVRARLAEIPTWKRQGKRIVRAWTFKDFPEALAFINRVGRLAEEANHHPDIENSWATVTLSLTTHDARGLTDRDFDLARKIDGLS, encoded by the coding sequence ATGGCTCGTCGTCGGCTTCTGTCCGAGAGTGAGGTCCGCGCACGCCTCGCCGAAATCCCAACGTGGAAGCGTCAGGGCAAGCGAATCGTGCGGGCGTGGACCTTCAAGGATTTTCCCGAAGCCCTCGCGTTCATCAATCGCGTCGGGCGACTCGCCGAGGAGGCGAACCACCACCCCGACATCGAAAACTCATGGGCCACGGTCACCCTGAGCCTCACCACGCACGATGCGCGCGGACTCACGGATCGTGATTTCGACCTCGCGCGGAAGATTGACGGTCTGTCGTGA
- a CDS encoding electron transfer flavoprotein subunit alpha/FixB family protein — MGKDILILAEHLEGKLAPSTLELVAKGRELASQSGGVARAALLGHGAGGLAQTMAGYGLPVLHIDDPALAEYTDDGYGQALRSLVESNGPRIVLVAHTAQGYDVAPGLAGAMDLPLASNCIDVRLEGQKLVVVRRLLNEKIQGEFELASEKPYVVTLRPGTAKPAEPAPGGSVIPTPISIETSKIRTVFLGIERPQVSDIDIAAADVIVSAGRGIQKKENLPMVEEFAKLLGGVVGASRPLTDMEWLPKTRQVGQSGKTVRPKLYVACGISGAMQHVAGMKDAGLIVAINTDPSAPIFEVAHVGIVGNVLQILPLAIKDLKG; from the coding sequence GTGGGCAAGGACATTCTCATCCTGGCGGAGCACCTCGAGGGGAAGCTCGCCCCCTCGACCCTGGAGCTTGTCGCGAAGGGACGCGAGCTCGCTTCCCAGTCCGGTGGCGTAGCGAGGGCCGCCCTCTTGGGTCACGGCGCCGGGGGCCTCGCGCAGACCATGGCCGGGTACGGACTCCCGGTCCTCCACATCGACGATCCCGCGCTCGCGGAGTACACGGACGACGGATACGGTCAGGCACTCCGGAGCCTGGTCGAGTCGAACGGACCGCGGATTGTGCTCGTCGCGCACACGGCCCAGGGCTACGACGTCGCCCCCGGCCTCGCCGGTGCGATGGATCTCCCCCTGGCGTCCAACTGCATCGACGTGCGCCTCGAAGGCCAGAAGCTTGTCGTCGTGCGACGCTTGCTCAACGAGAAGATCCAGGGGGAGTTCGAGCTCGCCTCCGAGAAGCCGTACGTGGTGACGCTTCGCCCCGGCACGGCGAAGCCCGCGGAGCCCGCGCCGGGCGGCAGTGTGATCCCCACGCCGATTTCGATCGAGACGTCGAAGATCCGGACCGTGTTCCTGGGCATCGAACGGCCTCAGGTCTCCGACATCGACATCGCCGCAGCAGATGTGATCGTCTCCGCGGGCCGCGGCATCCAGAAGAAGGAGAACCTTCCCATGGTCGAGGAGTTCGCGAAGCTCCTCGGGGGCGTCGTCGGCGCCTCCCGCCCGCTGACCGACATGGAATGGCTCCCGAAGACACGGCAGGTCGGTCAGAGCGGGAAGACCGTGCGGCCCAAGCTCTACGTCGCGTGCGGGATCAGCGGCGCGATGCAGCACGTCGCGGGGATGAAGGACGCCGGTCTGATCGTCGCGATTAACACGGACCCCAGCGCGCCGATCTTCGAAGTCGCCCATGTCGGGATTGTGGGGAACGTGCTCCAGATCCTTCCCCTGGCGATCAAGGATCTCAAGGGTTGA
- a CDS encoding electron transfer flavoprotein subunit beta/FixA family protein, whose product MPLKLVVCLKQIPNPDLQFSIAPGGKDIKRDTLNYKTNGSDEYALEEAVRLKEKHGGRVVALTLGPKRADSMLREALAKGADEAVRVAYDDGGGYDVGKTARILAAAVKTIPHDLVLTGVQSDDLVNSASGALLASRLGLPHVSVATKVELQGGGIEVWSELEGGLSRRYRAPLPAAVSIQFGANVPRYAPLPAIMKASRQPIKEIAPAALGVASWDALAVPYAFAIRRLSPPEAKGHATMITGSAEEQAKKLAQMLREKGFVRR is encoded by the coding sequence ATGCCCCTCAAACTCGTGGTCTGCCTGAAGCAGATTCCCAATCCGGACCTCCAGTTCTCCATCGCGCCGGGCGGGAAGGACATCAAGCGCGACACGCTGAACTACAAGACGAACGGCTCGGACGAGTACGCCCTCGAGGAGGCGGTGCGGCTCAAGGAGAAGCACGGAGGACGCGTCGTCGCGCTGACGCTCGGGCCGAAGCGCGCGGACTCCATGCTCCGCGAAGCCCTCGCGAAGGGCGCGGACGAGGCCGTCCGCGTCGCCTACGACGACGGCGGCGGCTACGACGTCGGTAAGACCGCCCGGATCCTCGCCGCGGCCGTAAAGACGATCCCCCACGACCTCGTGCTCACGGGCGTCCAGTCGGACGATCTCGTGAACTCCGCGAGCGGTGCACTCCTCGCGTCCCGCCTCGGCTTGCCCCACGTGAGCGTCGCGACGAAGGTCGAGCTCCAAGGCGGCGGCATCGAGGTGTGGAGCGAGCTGGAGGGCGGCCTCTCCCGGCGCTACCGCGCTCCGCTCCCCGCGGCCGTGTCGATCCAGTTCGGGGCCAACGTGCCCCGGTATGCGCCTCTCCCCGCGATCATGAAGGCTTCGCGGCAGCCGATCAAGGAGATCGCCCCCGCGGCCCTCGGGGTGGCGAGCTGGGACGCGCTCGCGGTGCCCTATGCCTTTGCGATCCGCAGGCTCTCGCCGCCCGAGGCGAAGGGCCACGCGACGATGATCACGGGGAGCGCCGAGGAGCAGGCGAAGAAGCTCGCCCAGATGCTCCGCGAAAAGGGCTTCGTGCGGAGGTGA
- a CDS encoding Glu/Leu/Phe/Val dehydrogenase yields the protein MPKPKESLNPFEVAREQIDRAGKKLNLDPDVLELLKHPKRELHVNFPVKMDDGHTKVFTGYRVQYNDARGPFKGGIRYHWNVSIDEVRALACWMTWKCAVMDIPYGGAKGGIICNPKELSRAENERMTRRYASEISIVIGPEKDIPAPDVYTDGQTMSWIMDTISMHKGYTVPGVVTGKPIPIGGSLGRDEATARGAVYTTREAAKKIKLNLKGATVAVQGFGNAGYHYARLMQDEYGAKVVAVSDSKGGIYSEKGFDPKEVLVYKEKTGSVVGFPGTKKITNEELFELAVDILSPAALENQITSENAPRIKAKISAECANGPTTPEADDILFKKGVLVIPDILANGGGVTVSYFEWVQDLANFFWTKPEVDAKLEGVMVRAFDAVWKMHDEKKCDMRQAAYMVAINRVAEAYKWRGIYP from the coding sequence ATGCCGAAACCGAAGGAATCTCTGAACCCGTTTGAGGTCGCTCGAGAACAGATCGACCGGGCCGGGAAGAAGTTGAACCTGGATCCCGATGTCCTGGAGCTCCTCAAGCACCCGAAGCGCGAACTCCATGTGAACTTCCCCGTCAAGATGGACGATGGACACACGAAGGTCTTCACCGGCTATCGTGTGCAGTACAACGACGCCCGCGGGCCGTTCAAGGGCGGCATCCGCTACCACTGGAACGTGAGCATCGACGAGGTTCGAGCCCTCGCGTGCTGGATGACGTGGAAGTGCGCGGTCATGGACATCCCCTACGGCGGAGCCAAGGGAGGCATCATCTGCAACCCCAAGGAGTTGTCCCGGGCGGAGAACGAGCGCATGACGCGCCGCTACGCGTCCGAGATTTCCATCGTCATCGGGCCCGAGAAGGACATCCCCGCGCCGGACGTCTACACGGACGGCCAGACGATGTCCTGGATCATGGACACGATTTCCATGCACAAGGGCTACACGGTGCCGGGCGTCGTCACGGGCAAGCCGATCCCGATTGGCGGTTCCCTAGGGAGGGACGAGGCCACGGCCCGCGGCGCGGTCTACACGACCCGCGAGGCCGCCAAGAAGATCAAGCTCAACTTGAAGGGCGCCACCGTCGCGGTCCAGGGATTCGGCAACGCCGGGTATCACTACGCGCGCCTCATGCAGGACGAGTACGGCGCGAAGGTCGTCGCCGTCTCGGACAGCAAGGGCGGCATCTACAGCGAGAAGGGCTTCGACCCCAAGGAGGTCCTCGTCTACAAGGAGAAGACCGGCTCCGTGGTCGGCTTCCCCGGGACCAAGAAGATCACGAACGAGGAGCTCTTCGAACTCGCCGTGGACATCCTGTCCCCCGCAGCCCTGGAGAACCAGATTACCTCGGAGAACGCGCCCCGCATCAAGGCGAAGATCAGCGCGGAGTGCGCGAACGGCCCGACCACCCCTGAGGCGGACGACATCCTGTTCAAGAAGGGCGTCCTCGTGATCCCGGACATCCTCGCGAACGGCGGCGGTGTGACCGTCTCCTACTTCGAGTGGGTCCAGGACCTCGCGAACTTCTTCTGGACGAAACCCGAGGTCGACGCGAAGCTCGAGGGCGTCATGGTCCGCGCGTTCGACGCGGTCTGGAAGATGCACGACGAAAAGAAGTGTGACATGCGCCAGGCCGCCTACATGGTCGCGATCAACCGCGTCGCCGAAGCGTACAAGTGGCGCGGCATCTACCCGTAG